The Sesamum indicum cultivar Zhongzhi No. 13 linkage group LG9, S_indicum_v1.0, whole genome shotgun sequence genome segment GCGACAAGATAGAAGATGGGAAAGgtgtagaaattatttttttttaaattctatctAATTAGCAATTCTCtcattctaaaaaaaaaatttaatgcttAGACGGAGAGATATAGGAGTTTTTGCAAATTATCCCTCtaaccaaataataattttcaggaaataaacaaagaaataaaaaacactagcaataataaaaaggccaaaacacacaacacacaaaaaaaaaaaaaggaaaagaaagaaagaaagacataaaaagaagaaaaaataaaactaaaaaaacaaaagaaaaggaaaaagggaagaaGAGCCAAAGGAGTGAAATAGCAGTCTACAATATAATCAAGATTTTCCCCAATTCTCCACTTCAAACCCTCACAAGACAACAATGGCGATCTCCACACTCCAGAAACTCGCCTCCCGAATTTCCAAGACCCCTTCACTCTCCCTTTCATCGAGAGCTGTAATCGCCCGCTCTGccgcctcctcctcctctgCTGTCACCGCCTCTTCTCGTTCCGCAAAAGTTGCTGATCGAATCGTCAAACTCTTCGCAATCGATCCGGATGGGCAGAAACAGGAAGTCGTGGGGCTCTCGGGTCAGACCCTGTTGAAGGCGCTGACGAATAAGGGGTTAATCGACCCGGCGTCGCACCGGCTCGAGGAGATCGACGCCTGCTCGGCTGAGTGTGAGGTTCACATAGCGCAGGAGTGGCTCGAGAAGCTTCCGCCGGCGACATATGATGAGCAGTACGTGTTGAAGAGGAATTCGAGGAATCGTGTTCTCAACAAGCATTCGAGGCTCGGGTGCCAGGTGGTTCTGACGCCGGATTTGCAGGGAATGGTGGTTGCCGTTCCCGAGCCAAAGCCATGGGATATTCCGTAAGGTTTTGATTCCTGAAGCGGTGATTGGTGATGTGGCCAGTTGTAAGGCCTTTTTGTTATTCGAATAATGTGGATGGATATTATGGATGATTCAccatgatgatgatggatATTTTGAAGGCGGATTCATTGTTCTTTCTAAATATGTGTACTGTTGAATGAAGTTTGATAAATGGACTATTTCAACACTTTagatttgaaaatatgaaattatcctGTTGCCCTTAATTCTTTGATTGATTGCGAAACTGCAAGAATAGAACTGAAACAACAGGCAATGAATAgaaatttgtgattttggtgAAGTTCGAACttcttcttaaattaaattgctatacACATGATAGTTTAATATGCTACCTAGTTGAATCACCGAATCTCGGTGTGTTGGCAAGACATCAGGTTTCATTTGTGCAGTTGAGAAAGCTAATATGCTGCATTTTCTGCTATGTACTGTATCTCATTTTACAGTGTGCCAACTTTTAGTAGCACGCACCCTCGTCACTCTTCTAGACCACTGGGATCAGACATCAGAGGACCTATGATGTTTCAAAATTAGGTGCTTTGTGTACCTATTGTAGTTTGGTTTCACTTATTTGGAACATGTTCAGCATTGAGCGGAAAAGAGGTAATATTATAGATCGTTCTAGAGAATAGAAGTTTTCCTGTTTAATATCTTTTAGCTGAGCTGCTTACtgaatcacataatttctgGGCCTGGGACCCAAAACCACATGTGCTTTCAGTTTTGTGCCTCTTGGCAATGCTGGTTATGTTTCtgaacaattaattaaattaaattatctatagTTGCCACTATGAAGTTGGTGTTCTGTTTTTGGTCCTTAAAGATTCAGTAGGGTATCTTTACTCCACCTGCCAAGACTAATAGTCTTTTACcagtttattttatgtatctGAATAGTCTAATGACCCACTTTTCCGTTGAAGCGTAGGATGCCAACTCCTGAAGTAGCATTagtaaatactaaaaaatggCCATCATCATGTTTGACTGCATCCACCATTTCCCATCTGGAACTTGTGGTAAACAAATTAAACCTCAAAGGCTTCAGGCATAAAGATATCATCCCATGTTTCTTCATTACCGAATCCACTGCCGCATGTTTGTCCTGCTTAATGTCCTTCTGCTACCATTATCTTGAATGCTCCATTCTGCAATGGACCTTCTCTGACAATCTATCCCCTGTTAATTAGTCATCTCTGTGCTCAGAAATGTCTTGAAAGTTTTAGGTGGACGTTGCATAAGAAGTCTGGGAATGGATTTGGACCTTTATgcattttagataaaaattgcTGTTCGAATGGGAGTTATATAGTTGGGTAGTGACAGTTTGAATGCTTAAAAAACTGTCTtacaaattagaaaaaacGAGATAAACAAGCTTATGATAGCTTGAGGACCATGTTGCTGTTCTTTTGCATAATGAACTGCTGCTGTTATCATATTGGTGATTATCCAGTTGAGATCAGATGTTTGAGTTGGTGACAAGTCCTGAGGATGGTATGAACAAAACTTATTGCCTATGTTCCTGACAAGGTCTTTTTTATGCCTTATttggtgaaaattatatttctgtaTAGTTCTAAGAAGAAGAGTAGAAACAATGAGGTTATGGCAGCCTGAGGCCTTGCACTCTTCAATTGGTATGTGTTATATCATCCCTGTGCCAGGATTCCTTCGGTTCCCTTGCTTGTTGGTTGTCTTTGATCATCAGGACTGGTCCTACCATTGTCACCAGGACCGTATCTTTTAAATCTTCTGTTGGATTTAGGTCTGCAGTAGCTTATGGCTTTGTGAATATATTCTCATCTGTCTTTGCATGCAGATCAAGGATAGGAGAAATTATTTCAGTTGAGCCTTTGTTTCCTCTTCCTTTTTGATTGGTTTGGAGGCTTGCATTGTCTATTCGAAGCTGACCTGTTTTCTCTACCATCAACAAGATGCTTATTTCTGGGTGTAATTGGTGCTGAATCCATAGGTTGCCCTATTTTTTGATCCTTTAGTTTTCTATTCCAGCATTCCATTTTGCCGCTACCATTGTCATCCTTTCATGGAATGTCCTCTATGCTCCCATTGTTAGAGATACATGACGGGAAAGTTGATGGAGATGTAGTTTTGATCAAAAGTAAGAAGCTGAATCACTAACAGCTTTGAATTCCCCCATCCGAGTATATGAGCAAAACATGCAATTGGCTTCTGCATTTCTGCTCTCATGGATTCCAGTCTGCTGATCTAGATACCTTCATGCATGTTATGGAGGATTGTAATGCTGTTATAGTGGCATCTCACTATATATAACTCTCTCTTATTCAGACTCTTGTCTAGGCTATTATAGAATTCCTTATTGCCATTGCAGCTACTTTCACCCGACACCAAATGGTTTATTTACAGAGTGTGGCAGTTTGAATTCGCAATAAtgtcttttattttgcaggtaATAACTACTATACTTAGAGATTTCTGCTGGATCACGTTTCTCAATATTTACCTCAATTGACTACAGATGTATCTGGTACTTGTCAAGAGTGTTGTATACAATTTCATAGTATCTTGTCCGTTGAGCATGTCTAAGTTGTCAAGCCATTCAATCAGCACAGCTCATCATCTATCTTACTGTTACGGTGATAAATAATCTGGCTCATCATTGAGGTTCAATTTTTGTCTCTGCGCCGGACTTGCTCTGATTTTCAACAGCTAGTTCTTTTCTGTATGGTAGTTGTGCAGTTAAATGATTCACTGGATCTTAGAACTTCAAAGTGGGATTGGTTCTTTTGGTATAACTAGTCgttatttgatttttgaggTAACTAAATTATGCAGGAATGTGTTAACAGATTGGTTGGAAACTAACTACTTGGAGCAGGAGCACTTCATAATTTAGTACAGAGAATAGTCGATTGTTGGAGCATTTTCAAACTTGCTAACCAATATAAACCATTTTTCAAGTCTCAGTCATCTCTAAATCAGTACTAGAAGGATGCTTGGAGTAGAAATTGTTTTGAGCACTTTTACCACTTTACATACTAAAAGGACCTCCTTCCCTCCCTCTCTCCAAAGTTTCACAGTGCAAACTGAATAACTTCATATACTGTTGTTGATATTCATTAAGAGGGAGTTATCAGGGTGAAGGCTTAGATGTACTTCAACCCCTCAATTATTCAAAGGAAATCATCAAAAGCTATAACAACTTCAAAGTCCAGTAGCAGTTGCATGCTTCCCTCCCAACATGCTCGAACTGGAATGTGACAAATTGTGATGCCTCTGTTCAAGGGCCATTTTCCGATGTCGTTTGCAGATACATACTCCCAATTACAAATCAAGCACGCCGAGTTTCTCTACAAACAACTCTCATATCCAATGAACATTCTGATGCTGGTACACTTTAGAACTATCAATGGGTTAGATTTGGTTCGAGTTTGACAGAAAACTGGCAGTGTAGCCCTCAGTCTCAAGTGCAGGTATAGAAATGCTAAAAACCCAAAGAGAGGAAAGAGCCCCTAGGATGATGTATTGTGATTATACAGCTTCTCCAGGACTTAATACGAAATGTCTTCCCTCAATGGCATCCAGTTGCCCGAATCCTGAAGCTAAGGAGCATCCTCGCTCCGCTTCGGCATTACGGCACTACGCTTGCGCACGCAACGCCCGTCTCTTATCCAACACACTCGGTACATCCTAGGCGCTCGCCCTCGATGGCCGCCTTCCATGTCTCGCCCGAGTAGGACATCATCATAAGTCCGAGGCCCAATCGATATGCCGACACCTGGCCGTTCTCCCGTACGGCGTGCCCGACATGCCTTCTTGCCTTTCGGCTTAGGCTTACTGTGCGGCGTCGTGCACGGCCTCAATCATTCAAGGATCAGATATTCCTTCACCAGTCACATGAGAATATGGGAAACATGGATGCTAGAAATTGAGTAGTACTTGTCCAAGGACAACCTCACCATACATCAGGTGGTGATTGCTATGGGTCCCACCTGATGAATGTTTGGAGATGTTGACGGCCCAACAGCTCCCTGGATCAGCCAAGTAGCTCCCCTCAAAATTGATCTTTCGAAACTGGAGATCATAATGTGTCTTGCTGTTGCAGAGTTTGGGTGGATACCTCTTCCAAGCATTGCCTCAACCAAAATATAGGATTGATCGATTGGGTAAACTATGGCTCTCCCTTTCCTGGGACATGCAATGCGAAACTGCGACTATCAAAGGTCATTGAGATTGATCATTTCATCATTATTCCAGTATATCACTGGTTGCTCCTGCTGTGACTTGACGGTTCCTGAAAGGATTTCAGTTTCATCCATGGCTTGGTCTAAGCAGTCTGCTAAATCTGATTTCCGTAAACCTGACTCGCATACTCTTTTGTATGTCTCATAGCCTGCAGCTTTTAGGCCTCCAGAGATCAAACCTGTCAGCTtagtagatataatttctccaGAATCAATTATTCTGAGAAAACATTCTGCGAAACCAGGAGTCCAGAAAACAACTACTGCACATGTCCTATCCAGCATCCGAACATCAAATTCCTCAGAGAAGACATCATGTGTATCACACAGAAGGTCTTTCAGACTTCGGGCGGATATTCCACTTTCGAACCCCCATAAGAACACCAAATTGTTAATGCTAATTGTTCTGCTGTTGCCAGTCCAAATTCTCACATCATCTTCAATAGGATTTGTGGAATTACTTGAGCagggattaaatatattggaATGTCGTGGAAGGGAAGGAGACAAATGGCTTTGACCATCTTCAGGAACCTCTGGAGAAATTTTCAGTATGGAGCataatttaacaaacaaatgGCATACTCTCAGAACATTATGCCCATGAATATTGACTTTATCAGTGTCtgctgaaaatgaaataatttccAATCAGTTAAAGCTTGAAAGCACAAGCACTTTGAGTTAGCTGACGCATCAAAGTCCATGAGAACAAGGACAAGTGGCTCACCAGAAAGACTCACCATTGTCATATGAGCAGATGTTTGTTATAAAGCACACAAGATATGCAACAAATTTCTTATAATGTTCCAAAATTcagcaacaaaagaaaaggaaaaggggaTTGCCAGGCTAGATATCTCAGTTCTctagaaaattataagatcTGATAAACTTGAGTCTTACCTTGACTAGAAATGTCCATGTCTATTGATCCAGAAAACCTCCTTTCCAAATAGGAAATGGCTGCTGGCATGTTATTCATTTTCTCAAACGGGCCAATTTCCTTCATAAGATGGTTGACATCAAGTATGTGAGGAAAGATCAAATGCAAAGAACTTCTGAATTCATCCATAGTTAACGGAAGCGGAGCTAGGAACTTTGAATGTATAAAAGCAAAATCTGAACAAAACCAACACAACAAAgtgtattaatattaaaatttcagcaGTTACAGTTTTGAGAGGATTAAAAAAGTGCTTTGCGTAGAGATTGACCATTAAGTGAGTTGTGCACAACAACGGGTCTTTGAGACGTCGAAATCAAGTCTATCACCTCTCGGAAGCCAAGAACACGTTCTCTTTGCTCCTGTTCCATATGTTGAAGTTCCTTCTGTATTATGATATATGGAGGTTAGTCTAGTTGAATCAAcacatataatataacaacCCAGCATAGTTGTTGATTTTATACCTCAAGAAGGTTCTTGTCTTCTTGTGAACTCGTCAAAACAGCTCGAACAGCCTGCACCCCTGCTCCTCTTTTTGGAAGTTGTAATGGTACAACATCAACAAACTCTTTCAATGTCTGCAGCTCattcaaaacaattaaaaggCAGAAAAATACACTTAAACATATCATATCTTCAATATAGTCCCTCAACAGCAGTAAACTCACCTCTAATGCAAGCTTGATTTGACATTCGCTGCACACATCTATATTCAAGGATGGCCTGGAACCATAAACTTCGCTTCCTGATATAAGTTTTCTCAAAGAACTTATCAAAGCATCTGTATTTGGCAAATGAATACATCAGAACTGCAAAGAAAAGGATAGCAGATCATAAGATGAGTTAACATGTTACCCACCCTCAGTTTTATTAGAATCTTTACAAGCACGTATCCAATTCTTAACTCGAGATCTGATCCTTTCTGTAAATAGAGAATCAGCAACTGAATGAACTGATGAAGAATGTACTGTGCAGCTGCTAGGTGACAAATGTCCAATTTGAACGTTTGTAGCTGATTCTTGTGCTTTGGACAAGTATGATATACCTGTCCAAAGAAGAGACACAATTACATCCAGCACAANNNNNNNNNNATAGAAATCTAGTTTTTCAAGCACAATTTATGATGCGTCAAATTAACAGAAATCACATGAATGTTGTAGAACAAACCAACAGCAAGTAGGAGCAAGGAGCCTAAGCAGGACAAAAGAAAAGCTGAAaccttttgatttgattgttATACTCCTTTTTCCTCTTGATATTTACCTTTCAACAAACAAATGTTTGAGAACATTGAAAAGTATACATTCTCAACAATTACCAGGATTTGGTATAACTGATGTCACATACCATTGTATATGCAAGCGTTAAAATCAAAACCTTCTTGTGCCATAGCGGTCAAATATGATGATTGGCATGAAAAACTATAAGATGGCATCCCAACTTTCAACTCATCCCTGGGAAACAAATGGAAGTTATACCTGCACCAGAagtgagaaaaatgaaatctgTAAAAATTCTTAATCAGATGCCATTAGCTGAGTAACAATGTTTCTTATCACTTGGGTCTTATATTTCAAGAGATTCATTTTTTCATCACTGTCCTCTTGTTTTCTTCCTCTTAtgcttgttttctttttgtccaTTCCATTGAAAAGTAACTTTATCAACAAAACTCCATTGTTTCGTTCGGTTTTAAGTTCGAAGCAAGGATTGGCAAGAACTTCTATCagataattatcaaacaaagaaaaaaaggaaacaaactgcCATAAAGAAGATTTTCAACATAAGAACAAACTAATGTGGAAATGATAATGATTATACCATACCGTCATGGCCAGGGAATTGATTATGATACCACAAAACCTCACCTACGCTTTTGACAACTACAACGCCTTCTCTCAAGCTTAATTTCATCACATTTGCTATAGAAAACCCATCCATATAAAATCTATCATTTTCCAAACCAAAAAATCATCTTTaggaaaaatcaacaattagTACATCAGCTTCACCTTTTCCAGATGTTACAGCAAACCCATATAATTTCTACTACGGTAAACAAGCAACCAAACTGATTCTCATCCCATCAAGATCTCTCCATCTCTAAGCAGGCTAAagcaaacctaataaattactCTCGGTAAAATGAACGGAAGAGGCTTACGGATGGGCAATTAGCTTAGATGCTTTAACTGAAAACGGGCAGACAGCGAACTGGAGGATCTGAAACCGCTCGGCAGCGTGCTTGGCCTTGAAAT includes the following:
- the LOC105170517 gene encoding poly(A)-specific ribonuclease PARN-like isoform X2, translating into MPFRRSLCTQAAARHRRRIQWPVKQVTKSNFSEALAEIKACILNSDYVAVSFKQTGGHSAPWHKILPIDTAETAYFKAKHAAERFQILQFAVCPFSVKASKLIAHPYNFHLFPRDELKVGMPSYSFSCQSSYLTAMAQEGFDFNACIYNGISYLSKAQESATNVQIGHLSPSSCTVHSSSVHSVADSLFTERIRSRVKNWIRACKDSNKTEDALISSLRKLISGSEVYGSRPSLNIDVCSECQIKLALETLKEFVDVVPLQLPKRGAGVQAVRAVLTSSQEDKNLLEKELQHMEQEQRERVLGFREVIDLISTSQRPVVVHNSLNDFAFIHSKFLAPLPLTMDEFRSSLHLIFPHILDVNHLMKEIGPFEKMNNMPAAISYLERRFSGSIDMDISSQDTDKVNIHGHNVLRVCHLFVKLCSILKISPEVPEDGQSHLSPSLPRHSNIFNPCSSNSTNPIEDDVRIWTGNSRTISINNLVFLWGFESGISARSLKDLLCDTHDVFSEEFDVRMLDRTCAVVVFWTPGFAECFLRIIDSGEIISTKLTGLISGGLKAAGYETYKRVCESGLRKSDLADCLDQAMDETEILSGTVKSQQEQPVIYWNNDEMINLNDL
- the LOC105170517 gene encoding poly(A)-specific ribonuclease PARN-like isoform X1 — translated: MPFRRSLCTQAAARHRRRIQWPVKQVTKSNFSEALAEIKACILNSDYVAVSFKQTGGHSAPWHKILPIDTAETAYFKAKHAAERFQILQFAVCPFSVKASKLIAHPYNFHLFPRDELKVGMPSYSFSCQSSYLTAMAQEGFDFNACIYNGISYLSKAQESATNVQIGHLSPSSCTVHSSSVHSVADSLFTERIRSRVKNWIRACKDSNKTEDALISSLRKLISGSEVYGSRPSLNIDVCSECQIKLALETLKEFVDVVPLQLPKRGAGVQAVRAVLTSSQEDKNLLEKELQHMEQEQRERVLGFREVIDLISTSQRPVVVHNSLNDFAFIHSKFLAPLPLTMDEFRSSLHLIFPHILDVNHLMKEIGPFEKMNNMPAAISYLERRFSGSIDMDISSQADTDKVNIHGHNVLRVCHLFVKLCSILKISPEVPEDGQSHLSPSLPRHSNIFNPCSSNSTNPIEDDVRIWTGNSRTISINNLVFLWGFESGISARSLKDLLCDTHDVFSEEFDVRMLDRTCAVVVFWTPGFAECFLRIIDSGEIISTKLTGLISGGLKAAGYETYKRVCESGLRKSDLADCLDQAMDETEILSGTVKSQQEQPVIYWNNDEMINLNDL
- the LOC105170516 gene encoding uncharacterized protein LOC105170516 produces the protein MAISTLQKLASRISKTPSLSLSSRAVIARSAASSSSAVTASSRSAKVADRIVKLFAIDPDGQKQEVVGLSGQTLLKALTNKGLIDPASHRLEEIDACSAECEVHIAQEWLEKLPPATYDEQYVLKRNSRNRVLNKHSRLGCQVVLTPDLQGMVVAVPEPKPWDIP
- the LOC105170517 gene encoding poly(A)-specific ribonuclease PARN-like isoform X3, coding for MPFRRSLCTQAAARHRRRIQWPVKQVTKSNFSEALAEIKACILNSDYVAVSFKQTGGHSAPWHKILPIDTAETAYFKAKHAAERFQILQFAVCPFSVKASKLIAHPYNFHLFPRDELKVGMPSYSFSCQSSYLTAMAQEGISYLSKAQESATNVQIGHLSPSSCTVHSSSVHSVADSLFTERIRSRVKNWIRACKDSNKTEDALISSLRKLISGSEVYGSRPSLNIDVCSECQIKLALETLKEFVDVVPLQLPKRGAGVQAVRAVLTSSQEDKNLLEKELQHMEQEQRERVLGFREVIDLISTSQRPVVVHNSLNDFAFIHSKFLAPLPLTMDEFRSSLHLIFPHILDVNHLMKEIGPFEKMNNMPAAISYLERRFSGSIDMDISSQADTDKVNIHGHNVLRVCHLFVKLCSILKISPEVPEDGQSHLSPSLPRHSNIFNPCSSNSTNPIEDDVRIWTGNSRTISINNLVFLWGFESGISARSLKDLLCDTHDVFSEEFDVRMLDRTCAVVVFWTPGFAECFLRIIDSGEIISTKLTGLISGGLKAAGYETYKRVCESGLRKSDLADCLDQAMDETEILSGTVKSQQEQPVIYWNNDEMINLNDL